The following are from one region of the Stigmatopora argus isolate UIUO_Sarg chromosome 9, RoL_Sarg_1.0, whole genome shotgun sequence genome:
- the kcnk4a gene encoding potassium channel subfamily K member 4, with protein sequence MRCTTVLALLFGVVLYLGMGALVFQNLEAYEENRKFNELLTAKDNFLNYHSCVSEQEFYKLLKDVASSVEAGLELDSLSNNFTSRWDVASAFFFCGAIITTIGFGNLSPRTWYGQLFCVCYALVGIPMFGILLAGVGDHMGTVLRKAVAKIEALFLKRQVRATTVRVISAVLSILIGCLIFLAVPTVVFQKSEDWSFLESLYFVVITLTTVGFGDYVPDGSHAGGLFFKPLVWLWIVFGLAYFASILTMIGNWLRVLSKRTRAEMEELRAHATDWTQHMSKDFRIPNPLEFNDPFLLQRRRWKRSGRRRIRRGAQVTLGYWARGGSENGHIPGHWVGLSGSSGYLGGLGSTPRRSTALDLMGRLGGGGTMPKAKPAAAAAMGRSLPHLLMRSFSLPAAPSSVEAGSAIAGEREDSLSGTDFDSGSEVSSESSSFSLFRKLRVQRAVNAVGEINPEEEEDDRVGTDSCSSTATPPYSTGLLDFFGENLAYIDESSDALSERADESKRGPRKPKRKSVRREHDGEMRPPSNPPTPPPGSSLSSETDTDSLPTL encoded by the exons ATGCGTTGCACCACGGTCCTGGCCCTCCTGTTCGGGGTGGTGCTCTACCTGGGGATGGGGGCGCTGGTCTTCCAGAATCTGGAGGCTTACGAGGAGAATCGCAAGTTCAACGAGCTGCTCACTGCCAAGGACAACTTTCTGAACTATCACTCCTGCGTGAGCGAGCAGGAATTCTACAAGCTCCTGAAG GAtgtggcgtcctcagtggaagCGGGTCTGGAGTTGGACAGCCTCTCCAACAATTTCACCTCCCGCTGGGACGTGGCCTCTGCCTTCTTCTTCTGCGGCGCCATCATCACCACCATCG GTTTTGGCAACCTGTCGCCTCGGACGTGGTACGGACAGCTTTTCTGCGTGTGCTACGCCCTGGTGGGCATCCCTATGTTTGGCATCCTGCTGGCGGGAGTGGGCGACCACATGGGCACCGTCCTGCGCAAGGCCGTCGCCAAGATCGAGGCCCTCTTCCTG AAACGGCAAGTGCGTGCCACCACGGTGCGGGTGATCTCCGCCGTGCTGTCCATCCTCATCGGCTGCCTCATCTTCCTGGCCGTGCCCACCGTCGTCTTCCAGAAATCCGAGGATTGGTCCTTCCTGGAGTCGCTCTACTTTGTGGTCATCACGCTCACCACCGTAGGCTTCGGAGACTACGTTCCAG ATGGCAGTCATGCCGGCGGTCTGTTCTTCAAACCTCTGGTGTGGTTGTGGATTGTGTTCGGTCTGGCCTACTTTGCTTCCATCCTCACCATGATTGGCAACTGGCTGCGCGTTCTTTCCAAGCGGACCCGCGCTGAG ATGGAGGAGTTGCGCGCTCACGCAACCGACTGGACGCAGCACATGTCCAAAGACTTCCGGATCCCCAACCCCCTGGAATTCAATGACCCTTTCCTCCTGCAGCGAAGGCGCTGGAAGCGAAGCGGGCGCCGGCGCATCCGCCGCGGAGCCCAAGTCACGCTGGGCTACTGGGCGCGAGGCGGCTCGGAGAACGGCCACATCCCGGGACACTGGGTGGGACTGTCCGGCTCCTCCGGCTACCTGGGAGGCCTCGGCTCCACTCCCCGGAGGTCGACGGCGCTCGATCTGATGGGGAGGCTCGGCGGAGGCGGGACGATGCCGAAGGCCAAGCCTGCCGCGGCGGCAGCGATGGGACGTTCCTTACCTCACCTGCTCATGCGCTCTTTCTCCCTTCCCGCCGCTCCGTCCTCCGTCGAGGCGGGTTCCGCTATAGCCGGCGAACGGGAAGACTCCCTCTCGGGAACCGACTTTGACTCCGGGTCCGAGGTCTCCTCCGAGTCGTCATCGTTCTCGCTTTTCCGGAAGCTCCGCGTCCAGCGGGCTGTCAACGCCGTAGGAGAAATTAAcccagaagaggaggaggacgatCGCGTTGGGACCGATTCGTGCTCGTCGACAGCCACTCCACCCTACTCCACGGGCCTCTTGGACTTTTTCGGAGAGAACCTGGCATATATCGACGAGTCGTCAGACGCGCTGAGCGAGCGCGCCGACGAGAGCAAGCGGGGTCCCCGTAAACCCAAGAGGAAGAGCGTGAGGAGAGAGCACGACGGAGAAATGCGACCACCCTCCAATCCCCCCACGCCGCCTCCGGGCTCGTCATTGTcgtcagagacagacacagactcgCTGCCGACCCTTTGA